ATCCAGGCCTTCGTGGTGGGCACCGGGGGCATCGGCTTCTACGCCTTCCGGGGCCTGGCCCCCAACAGCCTCACCCGCCAGGCCGACACCTTCGGGGTGCTCGACCTCACCCTCGGGAACGGCTCCTACAGCTGGAGCTTCGACCGGGCGGCGGGCGGCAGCTACACCGACAGCGGCTCGATGGCCTGTCGTTAGCCCGCGCTCGCCTTCTTGTCGTAGTCAACCGTCCTGAGGACGGCTTCCTACGACAAGAATGCGACGGGCTCGCTCACGATCACCTGAGTTGCGACGATCTCGCGCTGGCGGTAGCGGGCGACGTCGCCCGACAGCTCGGTGCTCGCAGTGGCGCGGACGTCGTGAGACGAGGCGCCGACCCGGAACGTCACCCGGCCGGGCTCGCACACGAAGCGCATGTCGGTGTCGTAGAACGCGAGCCGGCTGGGGTGGACGGTGAACGTCACGTCGCACGACGCACCCGGCTCGAGCGGCACCCGCGCGAAGCCCACCAGCTGGCGGTAGGGCCGAACCACCGACGCGACCTCGTCGGTGGCGTACAGCTGCACGGTCTCCGTTCCCGGTCGCGTGCCCGTGTTCGTCAACGTGACCGACACGGTGACCGGGTCGGCTGTCGTCGTCGCGTGCGCGCGCACGCGGTCGTACGCGAACGTCGTGTACGACAGACCGTGGCCGAAGGGGAACAGCGGGGCGGCGGGGGAGTCGGAGTAGTCGCCGTAGAACATGCTGCGCCCGCCACCGGTGAGGTGACCGTGGTGAACCGGCACCTGGCCGACATGGCGGGGGAGGCTGACGGGCAGGCGGCCGGACGCGTCGGTCACGCCCGTGAGCACGTCGGCCAGCCCGTGACCACCTTCTTCTCCGGGCGGCCAGAGCTGCACGAGCGCGGCAGCATGTCGGGCCACCCGCTCGAGCGTGTGCACCCGGCCCGACAGCACCACGACGACGGTGGGCGTGCCGGTCGCGGTGACCGCGTCGACCAGCTCGTCCTGGACGCCCGTGAGACGCAGGTCGACCGCGTCGCGCGCCTCGCCGACCGTGCATTCGGGGCGGAGGCCGGAGCGACCCGCCACCACGACCACCGCGAGGTCGGCGGCGCGAGCCAGCGCCACCGCTTCGTCGATTCCTCCGCGGTCATCGTCGCTCACGCCACAGCCCTCGGTATGCACGACGCGGGCCGCGCCGAACGCGTCGCGCAGGCCGGCGAGCGGTGTGACGTGGGGCGTGAAGTAGGGGCCGGGCGCGAACGCGCCACCCGCCTCCGGGAGAAAGGGCACGCCGGCCGGCTCCTGAGCCGCCGGCTCGCCAGGCGCACGCTGCTCAGGAGGAGAGCCGCCCAGGTACACGATCTCGACGTGCGCCGGGTAGTGGTAGTCGCCCTGCAGGAGCCGCTCGTCGTCGGCGCCGGGGCCGATCACCGCGATGGTGCCGATGTCGGGACGCAACGGCAGCACGCCGTCGTTCGTCAGCAACACGACCGACTCGGCCGCGGCGCGGCGGGCCAGCACCCGTTGGTCGCGCGTCTGGAACCGCGCCGGCGCCGCGCCCGCGTCCACGTAGGGCTGCTCGAAGAGCCCGAGCCGGAACTTGGCCGCGAGCACGCGGCTTACGGCTCGGTCGACCACCTCGATGTCGAGCCGGCCCGAAGCCATCTCGGCTTCGAGGTCGTGGAAGCAGTCGATCGCGGGCAGCTCCATGTCGAGACCCGCGGCGAGCGCCTGCGCGGCCGCTGCGCCCCGGTCGCCGGCGGTGTGGTGGTGGCTGACGAGCAGGGCCACGGAGAAGTAGTCGGCGACCACGACGCCCTCGAAGCCGAGCTCGTCGCGCAACAGGCCGGTGAGGATTGCGTGCGAGCCCGCGCACGGCAGTCCGTCGACCGAGCTGTAGGAGTTCATCACCGAGGCGAGCCCCGCATCGCGTATGGCGGCCGCGAACGGCTCGGCGAACGCCTCGCGGAGCTGCCTGGGTCCGACGTGGACAGGCGCATGGTTCATCCCGCCTTCGGGCAACCCGTAGGCGAGGAAGTGCTTGCCCGTGGCGACCACGCCGCCGCGGAGGTCGTCGCTCTGCAGGCCACGCACGTAGGCGACACCGAGCGCGCCGGCGAGCACCGGGTCCTCGCCGTACGTCTCCTCCACCCGGCCCCAGCGCGGGTCGCGCGCGACGTCGAGCACGGGCGCGAGCGACTGGCGCGCGCCGACCGCGAGCATCTGGAGCCGGATGACGCCGGCCACCTCCTCGACGAGCGAGGGGTCCCACGTGGACGCCAGCCCGATGGCCTGGGGGAAGACGGTCGCGTCGCGGGCACAGAAGCCGCCGGTCGATTCCTCGTGGACGACCACAGGGATGCCGAGGCGGGTCCGCTCCACGGCCACCCGCTGGATCTCGTTGGTGAGGTTGGCGATGGCCACCGGCCGCAAGCCGGTGGAGGCGCCGATGCGCGTCACCTGGCCGATGCCGTGGCGAAGCGTCTCGGCCGCGGCGTCGGGGTCGAACCGCTCGCCACTGACCAACGACGTGATCCAGAGGCAGCCGAGCTGGGCGATCTTCTCCTCGGGGCGCATCCGCGCGAGCAGGTCGTCGACTCGCTCGTCGACGGACAGTCGGGGGTCGCGGTAGGGGAGGTCGGCTGCGGGCATCAGCGGGTGTAGCTCCGCAAGACGCAGAAGGGCCGGAAGCCCATCGCTGCATACATGTGCATGGGAGTGTCGTCGGGATCGGCACCGATGAGCACCGGCCCCGCACCGCGGTTGCGCGCGTCGCCGACGGCGTGAGCGATGAGAGCGGTGGCGATGCCGCGCCGTCGGAACGCGGGAATGGTGAAGAGGTCCTCGACCTTGCCGACGCCGTTCGCACCGGGCCACGAGGAGAAGAAGGCGCAGTCGACGCCGTCCACTCTGGCGAGGAAAAACGCGAGGTCCGGTGCCTTGACCCGCTTGGTGGCGACCATCTGCGCGGTCACCATTGGCCCGACCGGCTCCCGGCTCGCCTTCTTCGCCTCCTCTTCGTGGTCGAGACGCGTGAGGTGCGCCACCGCCTCCCAATCTGCGTCGGACGAGACGGTGCGGATGTCGATGTCGGGCGGACGCGCGTCGAGCTCGCCTTCGAGGAGCAGCTGGAGCTCGCTCGAGCCCGTGTAGCCCTCGAGGAGCAGGCAGCCCTCGAACGCCGACGCGGTCCGCGGGTCGACCTTGAACGTGCGATGGTCGATGTCGGAGAAGAGCTCGTCGGCCCGTCGAAGGACGTCGTCGATCTCGAGCGGGGTCTCGGCGCGGACCGCCGTGCCGTGGTTGGCGTCGTAGATCCGGTGGCAGGCGAGGTTCCGGACGAACCTGGCGTGTGGCGTGACGACGACCTCGTTCCCCAGCTCGAAGTACCCGAGGAGCGTCGCGATCGAGCGGTCGAGCAGACCCGCGTCGTCAGGTGCCCGCG
This genomic window from Actinomycetota bacterium contains:
- a CDS encoding GNAT family N-acetyltransferase: MTRAPDDAGLLDRSIATLLGYFELGNEVVVTPHARFVRNLACHRIYDANHGTAVRAETPLEIDDVLRRADELFSDIDHRTFKVDPRTASAFEGCLLLEGYTGSSELQLLLEGELDARPPDIDIRTVSSDADWEAVAHLTRLDHEEEAKKASREPVGPMVTAQMVATKRVKAPDLAFFLARVDGVDCAFFSSWPGANGVGKVEDLFTIPAFRRRGIATALIAHAVGDARNRGAGPVLIGADPDDTPMHMYAAMGFRPFCVLRSYTR
- a CDS encoding beta-glucosidase, whose amino-acid sequence is MPAADLPYRDPRLSVDERVDDLLARMRPEEKIAQLGCLWITSLVSGERFDPDAAAETLRHGIGQVTRIGASTGLRPVAIANLTNEIQRVAVERTRLGIPVVVHEESTGGFCARDATVFPQAIGLASTWDPSLVEEVAGVIRLQMLAVGARQSLAPVLDVARDPRWGRVEETYGEDPVLAGALGVAYVRGLQSDDLRGGVVATGKHFLAYGLPEGGMNHAPVHVGPRQLREAFAEPFAAAIRDAGLASVMNSYSSVDGLPCAGSHAILTGLLRDELGFEGVVVADYFSVALLVSHHHTAGDRGAAAAQALAAGLDMELPAIDCFHDLEAEMASGRLDIEVVDRAVSRVLAAKFRLGLFEQPYVDAGAAPARFQTRDQRVLARRAAAESVVLLTNDGVLPLRPDIGTIAVIGPGADDERLLQGDYHYPAHVEIVYLGGSPPEQRAPGEPAAQEPAGVPFLPEAGGAFAPGPYFTPHVTPLAGLRDAFGAARVVHTEGCGVSDDDRGGIDEAVALARAADLAVVVVAGRSGLRPECTVGEARDAVDLRLTGVQDELVDAVTATGTPTVVVVLSGRVHTLERVARHAAALVQLWPPGEEGGHGLADVLTGVTDASGRLPVSLPRHVGQVPVHHGHLTGGGRSMFYGDYSDSPAAPLFPFGHGLSYTTFAYDRVRAHATTTADPVTVSVTLTNTGTRPGTETVQLYATDEVASVVRPYRQLVGFARVPLEPGASCDVTFTVHPSRLAFYDTDMRFVCEPGRVTFRVGASSHDVRATASTELSGDVARYRQREIVATQVIVSEPVAFLS